Sequence from the uncultured Bacteroides sp. genome:
TGGGAGAGCAGGCTCCGCGAATATATCCGGTGGTAGGGAGCAACTCTTTCATTGGTATCATGTCACAACTTTTATTCCCGGAAACCTTTGCAGCCAGCTTCAGGTTTACTTCCTTGTCTCCCGGAACCACACAAACAAAGTGCCCGGTCTTGTCTCCGAGAAGTACCAGTGTTTTAAAAACCTGATTAATATTTTCTCCTAATTCTGCTGCCACATGTACGGCACTCAGATCGCTTTCATCCACTTCATAGGGAATCAGCTCATAAGCTATTTTTGCTTTGTCAAGCAAACGTGCTGCATTAGTCTTGTTTATTTTCATATTCCAGTTCTTTCTTCAAAAACATTGGCGTATATCCTTTTTTACACAGAGCTACCTCTTCCGGTGTGCCACAGCAGAGAAGATATCCTCCACCCTTTCCTCCTTCGGGACCCATGTCAATAATATAATCTGCCATTTTAATCACATCCAGATTGTGCTCAATCACTATAATTGTATTTCCTTTATCTACCAGCTTATTCAGTACGCCCATCAGCACACGGATATCTTCAAAATGAAGTCCGGTGGTAGGTTCGTCAAGAATATACAGAGTTTTACCAGTATCTCGTTTAGCAAGCTCGGTGGCTAGTTTCACGCGCTGGCTCTCTCCTCCGGAAAGTGTGGTGGAAGGTTGTCCCAAACGGATATACCCCAGTCCCACTTCCTGAAGAACTTTTATCTTATTAAGTATTTGAGGAACATTCTCAAAGAATTCTACCGCACGGTTAATGGTCATATCCAGCACATCGGCAATGGACTTCCCTTTAAAGCGAACCTCCAGTGTTTCACGATTATATCGTTTGCCGTGACATACTTCGCAAGGAACATACACATCGGGCAGGAAATTCATTTCAATGGTTTTATATCCATTACCCGAGCAAGCTTCACACCGTCCGCCGGATACATTAAATGAAAAACGACCAGGTTTATATCCTCTGATCTTTGCTTCCGGTAATCCCACAAACAAGGAACGAATATCTGAAAAGACACCTGTGTAGGTAGCTGGATTAGAGCGAGGAGTCTTTCCCAGAGGAGACTGGTCTACATTAACCACCTTATCAATATTCTCAAGACCTTCTATTGAATCATAAGGCAAGGGATCTTGCAGAGAATGATAGAACTTTTGCGAAAGGATGGGTTGCAGTGTATTGTTTATCAACGTAGACTTTCCACTACCCGATACGCCTGTGACACAGATCAGTTCTCCTAAAGGGAACTCTGCATCTACGCCTTTCAGGTTGTTACCTCTGGCTCCTTTCAGGGTCAAGGAGAGCCCATTTCCTTTTCTTCTCTTCGCAGGAATTTCTATTTTCTTCTTTCCGTTGAGGTATTGTGAAGTAAGTGTATCTGTTTTAATCATCTCTTCCGGAGTACCGGCAAAGACTACTTCTCCTCCTAAACGACCGGCCTTTGGTCCCATATCAACAATATAATCGGCAGCGAACATCATGTCTCTGTCATGCTCCACAACGATAACTGAATTTCCCGAGTCGCGCAATGCTTTTAAGGACTTTATTAATCGTTCATTGTCTCTTTGATGTAGCCCGATACTAGGTTCATCAAGGATATATAGAACATTGACCAGCTGAGAACCAATCTGGGTTGCCAGACGAATGCGCTGACTCTCGCCTCCGGATAAGGTGGCCGAAGAACGCTTGATGGCAAGATATTCCAATCCCACATCCAATAAGAACTTGAGACGTGTACGGATTTCTTTTAGTATTTCAACCGCTATCTTGTTTTGTTTGTCACTCAGGAACTGATCTACAGTCATCAGCCATTCATAAAGCTCTGAAAGGTCCATGGATGAAAGTTCATCAATATTCTTATCATGGATACGGAAATGCAATGCTTCTTTGTTCAGTTTTGCTCCTTTACACTCAGGACATACCGTGGTAACAGAGAATTGATCTGCCCATTTCTGAGCAGTGGCGGATGCATCTTTTTCCTGCAACAACATGATATATTTTATGACTCCCTCAAAGGACATAAAGTAATCTGAAGATGATCCAATCAAGCTTCGGTCAATCCTTATCCTTTCATCAGAGCCATTTAATATTTCATCGATAGCATCGTCGGGAATATCTTTAATAGGTGTTTTTAGTTTGACTTCGTACCTATCTAAGATAGAAATTATTTGCCAGAATATCATAATATTTCTATGCTTGCCAAGGGGAACAATTCCTCCTTCATAAATAGAAAGATTACGATCCGGTATTATCTTATCAATATCAATCTTGTTTACAACTCCAAGTCCTTTACACTTAGGGCAGGCTCCCTGAGGAGAGTTGAAAGAGAAGTTATGCGGAGCCGGTTCACGATAAGACAGTCCGGTAACGGGACACATCAGTCTTTTACTGTAATGGCGCACACTCAGTGTCTGAGCATCAAGTATCATTAGCAATCCTTCGCCCTGCAACATTGCAGTGGCAACACTTTGCTTTAATCGGTTGAGATCTTTCTCTCCTACCACCATTTTATCAATCACCACTTCAATGTCGTGATTCTTATAACGGTCTAGCTTCATGCCATGCATTATTTCCTTAATATCTCCATCTACCCGGACATTCAGATATCCCTTTTTGCGAATCTGCTCAAAGAGTTCCTTATAATGTCCTTTCCTGGATTTCACCAGTGGAGCAAGCAAATAGATCTTTTTCCCTTTGTAATCATGCAGAATCAGATCCAGAATCTGCTCTTCTGTATATTTCACCATCTTCTCACCTGAAAGATAGGAATAAGCCTCTCCTGCCCTTGCATAAAGCAAACGAAGATAATCGTAAATTTCCGTGGTAGTTCCCACTGTAGAGCGGGGATTCTTATTGGTGGTCTTTTGTTCTATGGATATAACAGGGCTCAATCCGGTGATTTTATCCACATCCGGACGTTCCATATTTCCCAGAAAATTACGCGCATAAGTAGAGAATGTTTCAATATACCGGCGTTGTCCTTCCGCAAAGATGGTATCAAATGCCAATGACGACTTACCACTTCCACTTAACCCGGTAATAACCGTGAGACTGTTACGAGGTATATTTACATCTATGTTTTTTAAATTGTGTACGCGCGCACCGTACACTCTTACCTGATCTGTTTCTTCAACCATATTCTTAATTTATTCTCCAGTTGTTCCACTGGTACTTGTACCGCTGAAACCACGCAGAATATTTATATCTCCTTTGTGATTATACTCAATTCCGTCTGAACCAACAGCATGAATTACGATGAAGTAAACACCGTCTTTTACTGCTTTACCATGAGATGTTCCATCCCATCCTTCATCTGGATTATTCCATTTATAAATTTCCTGTCCCCATCTGTTAAACACCGTAGCATTAAACTTTACCAACGATTTATGCTTCACCTTAAACACATCATTTACCCCATCTCCATTAGGTGAGAATGCATTGGGTACTTTCAGCTCCGACTCACTGATTACAATAGAAAAAGCATCCGACTCATACGTTACACTCGTTTCTGTATCAGTGATATAAAGTTTAACGTAACTTGTTCCTGTTGTAGTGAAAGTATATGAAACATTTTCATCAAAACGGCTTAAAAGTATAGATGAGAAATCTTTATCCTGAGAGATTTTCCATTCATACCTCAGGGTTGATGATGCATCGGTAACATTAGAAGTAAATTCAACTTCCATAGGTGCAGCACCGGTAAATTGATCGCCAGGATGAATGACATCTCCCTCAACAATCTTGCCGTTTTCAGAAAGCTGTTTTGCAATGGGATCTGCTTTAATCTCTTTAACCTGTGCACTCACTGAAAGTGTAAGGAGAAATAAAGTAAAGCTAAGCAGAAACAACCTGCAACTGTTACTGACTGAAATATTCTTATTTATACATTTTTTTTGGCTCATTAAAACAATCATATCATTTCTCGTTTAGGAATAATATATACCTAACGTGATATCTGCAAAATTAATGTTTCCTACTGAAATATTTAATTAAAAATCATAATATTATTTTCTTAACTCATTATATAATGTGAATATAACAGATTTTTGTACCTTTGCTTTTCATTTAGATTTAAAATAGAAATGATATTTAGACAAATGAATTCACTTAAATCATTGTACGTTGCTTTACTGTTTGCGGGATTTTCTATTTCTCCGGTTACAGCTCAGGAAAGTAATTCATATTTTCTACATACAATTGAGAAAGGACAAAGCCTTTATTCTATTGCAAGCACATACAATGTTTCTACTGTAGATATTATCAAACTAAACCCCGGATGTAACGATAAGCTACATGCAGGACAATCACTTCGCATTCCTCAAAGCAAAACAAAGAAACAATCTCAGCTATTTCATACTATACAAGATGGAGAAACTCTTTATGGACTCACTATGAAATACAAAGTATCTGCAGAAGATATTTGTGATGCCAACCCGGGGCTGAGTTCTGATAATTTTAAGATTGGTCAGGTAATTGTAATACCTACGAGCTCTATTGCAGAACAAAATGCAAAATCATCTGCTACGCAATCAACAATACGGCCAGCAGTAAAGTCAAGATGCCAGGAAATGCATCAGGTGAAAAAGAAAGAGACTATTTTTAGTATCAGTCAGAAATACAACATTGCCCAGGAAGAATTGATTGCTGCTAATCCTGAATTAAAAAGCGGAATTAAAAAAGGCAGTCTTATTTGTATACCTTATCCTACTCCCAAAGTTGAGATAAAAGAGATCCCAAATGACAGAGAGCTTTTCAATGCACGTAAAATAAAAGATGAGAAATTATCTACAGTAAAAGCTGCAATCATTTTACCTTTCATGCTGAATGGAGGGAAGAAAACAGAATCAGCCCGCATGGTAGAATTTTACGAAGGTTTTCTTTTAGCGGTGGATAGCTTAAAAAGAACAGGTACCTCTGTAGATTTGTATACTTACGATTCCGGAAGCACAAGCTTGTCAATAAATTCAATTCTGGAGAAGGAAGAGCTAAAGAAAATGAATGTGATATTTGGTCCATTATATAATGAGCAGATAAAGCCTGTGGCCAGCTTTGCTAAAAAAAATAATATAAAGCTTGTAATCCCTTTTAGCTCTAAAGATAATCAGGTTTTCAATAATCCTTCTATTTTCCAGATCAATACGCCTCAGTCTTATTTATACTCTGAAGTCTACGAACACTTCTTACGTAAGTTCACTTCAGCAAATGTAATATTCCTTGATGCAGATGACAGTGACGGAGAAAAGAAGGAATTTATTAATGGCTTTCAACAGGAGCTTAGAAATCAGAATATCCGTTATAAGGTGGTGAAAGCTACAACAGATGCTTCCGCTCTTGCAGCAGCACTTAATCCTGCTAAAGAAAACATTTTCATTCCTACTTCAGGCTCAAACATCACGCTTATTAAGTGCTTACCTCAGTTGCAATTTGTAGCAAAAGCAAACCCTAATACTGTTATTCATCTATTTGGCTATCCTGAGTGGCAGACTTATACAAATGATCATCTGACTGCGTTCTATGAACTGGATACTTATTTCTACACCTCTTTCTACACTAATAATTTATTGCCGGAAGCTGTTAAATTTATATCTTCTTATCGTAAATGGTACAGCAAAGACATGATCAATACTTATCCTAAATTTGGAATGTTAGGATTTGATATGGGATACTTTTTTCTGAATGCTCTTTCAAAATACGGTACAGGATTTGAAAAACAATTGACTCACATGAACTCAGCTCGCCCTATTCAGACCGGCTTCAAATTTGAACGGGCAAACAACTGGGGAGGATTTATCAATAAAAAAGTATTCTTTGTAAATTTTTCCAAAAAATATGAATTAATTAAATTTGATTTCGAATAACTCATGAACAAATATATTTTATTACTACTATTAGTCTGGATATCTATTCCTGCAGCAGCTCAACTTGGTGAACAAAGAAACAATCTATCTATCGGTATAAGTGGTGGAGCAAACTATAACAATGTTTCTTTCACTCCTACCATTAAACAAAAAGGATATCTGGCACCCACAGGAGGGATAACCGCCCGCTATATCTCTGAGAAGTATTTTTCAATGTTATGCGGAGTACAGCTGGAGCTGAATTACTCTCAACGTGGTTGGGAAGAAAATATTCAGGACAACACAAACACCTATAGCCGTACAATGACTTATCTTGAAGTACCATTTCTCGCTCATCTGGCTTTTGGCAAAGAAAAGAGTGGACTATTCTTTATCAATATGGGTCCACAGGTAGCTTATCTTTTAAGTGAGAAGGAACACTACAGTGCTGACTGGGATGCTAGTAAGCGCTCTAATGGAATAAACTATCAATACGGAAAGATGGCTGAGAATAAACTTGATTATGGACTTTTAGGTGGCGGTGGAATAGAAATACCTACAAGGATAGGAGAATTCCTTTTAGAAGGACGTTACTATTTGGGACTGGCCGACTTTTACAAAAACAATCAGGCAAATACTGATAATTTTGAGAAATCATCACATAATACTATTACCGTAAAGCTGACTTATTTATTTAATCTATCAAAATAAGAAATAACAACCAACAATATGAGAAGAGGCCGCCTACTGAAAAGTAAGTGGCCTCTTTTTTTAATGTCTTTTTTAAGGTAATTCCGTTAAAAGGAAAGGTTCTTATCTGATTCTGTCAGCAGCTCTAACCTTATTTTCATCTTTGCGTATTGCACGAATTGCAAGATAATTTATTATCATAGCAATCAATGGAAAACAAAGGCCTAAAGAGAACTGATAAGTAGTCTGAGTATTGCTCTTAGTCAAAAGCATAGACAAAAGAAATACAATATAATATCCTGCAAGAATAAGAGTGTTAAACACACACATTCTTATTTGCAACTTTCTGTTCTTGAATAAGAATATAGTGGCAACAGATATCAAAGCACCTAAAATAAGCAGCGCAAGTTGTCCCCATGGAGTGTAATTCAATCCGGCGCTGGGAAGAGCTACATGCAAAGGAGTAAAAGGATAAAGCATGCCATTCTTATCAAGGAAAGAGCCTACAGGTAAAAAGATATTTGATGTCAATAAAGCCGTAACAAGCAATAAATAAACACTTTGAATGCGTTGTATCATAATTGTAATTTAAATTCGGTTATTAATATAAAAAAGAAAGCCGCTTCAGTAATGAAACGGCCTATCTGAAGATTTTCTATTGCAATTTTTCTTTTTCCTTTGCTGGATTTCTATAATAAACCTTTCCTTCCTGATATTCCTGTGAAGCAATCAGATTAGGTTTAGGTAGTTTTTCGTAATAGCGAGAGATTTCAATCTGCTCTCTATTCTCAAACACTTCCTCCATATTATCTGTATATGAAGCAAACTCCTGCAATTTCTTTGCCAGATCATTTTTAATTTCAACACTTATCTGATTGGCACGTTTACCAATAATTGAAACTGTTTCATAAACATTACCAGTATCAGAACACAGATCCATCATGTCACGAGTAATGGTATTTGATGGAGCGTTTGTTTTTTTGTAATCCATAATTCTATTTTTGTAATTATTCTTTAACTTTTTTACTTGATTCTTTAAATATCTTTTCTACCTCTTTAGAGTATTTACTTTCCGGAAATTCATTTTTAAACGCATAATACTCGTCTACTGTTTCACGGAAACGATCACCCTTCTTTTCTTCAATACTTTGAATTGCCATTTCATATTTTGAACGCAACACCAAAATAGAAAGATCTTCGCGAAGCTTAGCATAAGGATAATCTTTCAATGCATTTTGTGCAGTAATTACACAAGACTGATAATTATTGCCCATGTAATTTCCCATGTTAAAATACAACTTTGCCGACATATACTCTTTAAGAACAAGCTTATCCTGCAAGGCAAAGATCATATCCTGAGCTTCCTGCTTCTTGGAACTCTGAGGAAAATATTCCATAAACATCTGCAGTTCCTGAATAGCTTTATATGTTCCCGACTGGTCTAATCTAGCTTCCGGTGTATCCAGACACAAAGATTTCCCTGAATGAAAACGAGCCAACTCAGTAAAAGTACCTTTTGGGTAAGTAGTGTAATAAGTTGTAAAGTAGTGAGAAGCTGTGCTATAATCACCTTGGTTATAATAACTCATTGCAAGCATATAAAGCGATTCTTCGGCTTTATCTGTGCCTTTAAACTGCATGATCATATCCTCAAGCAATGTTGCAGACTTACTGTATTTACCTCTGGCAAAATAGTTCTTAGCTGCCTCATATTTGTACTCATAATCAGTACTTTTCAATAATTTATTATATTCTCCACAAGACGAGAGAGTACCAGCTATAAGTAATGTTAGGATGATATTTCTTTTCATTTCATTCAAAATAATGCGCAAAGTTACAGAATCCCTTTGAATAATACACAATTATTCAATGTTTTTTAATACAAAAATTATGATTACAAAGCGAATAACTCTTTTTAGAGTTTATATAAATCACTTGCGGCCAAAAGGTCAACCTTTTTTTCGGTCAGAACTTTTATGCAAGTATCCATGTCGCTTGGCCGGATAATTACATTTGCTGTGTCATTATTGGCAAATGAATACATATATTCAATAAATACTCCAGCTTCTGATAAGTAATTGAGTACCTTTGCCAAAGCACCCGGAACGTTAGGACAGTTAATTCCCACTACGTCTGTTATATTTACAGCGAAATGATTCTCCTTGAGTACTTTATACGCTCTGTCGGGGTCGGAGACGATTCCACGGAGAATACCAAAATCTGCATTCTCGGCTATGCACAAAGCTGAAAGATTAATACCTTCTTTAGCTAAAACTTCGGTGACCTCTGTAAGTCTGCCAGACTTGTTTTCCAAAAAGATAGATAATTGTTTTGCTACCATAACATTATGATTTACAATATATTAATTATGAATAGATTCACTATTGAATTAATTATAGTTTTCTGTTGTCAATTACTCGTTTGGCTTTACCTACGCTTCTTTCAATGCTGCGTGGCTCTACCAGTTTCACATCAACCCCCAGTCCAAGAACGCTCTGCAGGCGAGAAGTTATCTTCTTCTTCAATGCAAGCATCTTATTTATCTCATCAGAATAGAACTCAGGACGAACTTCTACCTTCAGTTCCATTCTATCGGTATTGTTCACACGATCTACAGTGAGCAGGTAATGTGGCTCAAATTCCGGCAGTTCAAGTATCACTGATTCAATCTGAGTTGGGAATACATTCACACCACGAATAATAA
This genomic interval carries:
- the uvrA gene encoding excinuclease ABC subunit UvrA, with protein sequence MVEETDQVRVYGARVHNLKNIDVNIPRNSLTVITGLSGSGKSSLAFDTIFAEGQRRYIETFSTYARNFLGNMERPDVDKITGLSPVISIEQKTTNKNPRSTVGTTTEIYDYLRLLYARAGEAYSYLSGEKMVKYTEEQILDLILHDYKGKKIYLLAPLVKSRKGHYKELFEQIRKKGYLNVRVDGDIKEIMHGMKLDRYKNHDIEVVIDKMVVGEKDLNRLKQSVATAMLQGEGLLMILDAQTLSVRHYSKRLMCPVTGLSYREPAPHNFSFNSPQGACPKCKGLGVVNKIDIDKIIPDRNLSIYEGGIVPLGKHRNIMIFWQIISILDRYEVKLKTPIKDIPDDAIDEILNGSDERIRIDRSLIGSSSDYFMSFEGVIKYIMLLQEKDASATAQKWADQFSVTTVCPECKGAKLNKEALHFRIHDKNIDELSSMDLSELYEWLMTVDQFLSDKQNKIAVEILKEIRTRLKFLLDVGLEYLAIKRSSATLSGGESQRIRLATQIGSQLVNVLYILDEPSIGLHQRDNERLIKSLKALRDSGNSVIVVEHDRDMMFAADYIVDMGPKAGRLGGEVVFAGTPEEMIKTDTLTSQYLNGKKKIEIPAKRRKGNGLSLTLKGARGNNLKGVDAEFPLGELICVTGVSGSGKSTLINNTLQPILSQKFYHSLQDPLPYDSIEGLENIDKVVNVDQSPLGKTPRSNPATYTGVFSDIRSLFVGLPEAKIRGYKPGRFSFNVSGGRCEACSGNGYKTIEMNFLPDVYVPCEVCHGKRYNRETLEVRFKGKSIADVLDMTINRAVEFFENVPQILNKIKVLQEVGLGYIRLGQPSTTLSGGESQRVKLATELAKRDTGKTLYILDEPTTGLHFEDIRVLMGVLNKLVDKGNTIIVIEHNLDVIKMADYIIDMGPEGGKGGGYLLCCGTPEEVALCKKGYTPMFLKKELEYENKQD
- the ybaK gene encoding Cys-tRNA(Pro) deacylase, with product MKINKTNAARLLDKAKIAYELIPYEVDESDLSAVHVAAELGENINQVFKTLVLLGDKTGHFVCVVPGDKEVNLKLAAKVSGNKSCDMIPMKELLPTTGYIRGACSPIAMKKHFPTYIHDTCLQYAYIYVSAGQRGLQIKIDPKDIIKEVRAEVCTLFTEE
- a CDS encoding porin family protein, whose amino-acid sequence is MNKYILLLLLVWISIPAAAQLGEQRNNLSIGISGGANYNNVSFTPTIKQKGYLAPTGGITARYISEKYFSMLCGVQLELNYSQRGWEENIQDNTNTYSRTMTYLEVPFLAHLAFGKEKSGLFFINMGPQVAYLLSEKEHYSADWDASKRSNGINYQYGKMAENKLDYGLLGGGGIEIPTRIGEFLLEGRYYLGLADFYKNNQANTDNFEKSSHNTITVKLTYLFNLSK
- the bamD gene encoding outer membrane protein assembly factor BamD — encoded protein: MKRNIILTLLIAGTLSSCGEYNKLLKSTDYEYKYEAAKNYFARGKYSKSATLLEDMIMQFKGTDKAEESLYMLAMSYYNQGDYSTASHYFTTYYTTYPKGTFTELARFHSGKSLCLDTPEARLDQSGTYKAIQELQMFMEYFPQSSKKQEAQDMIFALQDKLVLKEYMSAKLYFNMGNYMGNNYQSCVITAQNALKDYPYAKLREDLSILVLRSKYEMAIQSIEEKKGDRFRETVDEYYAFKNEFPESKYSKEVEKIFKESSKKVKE
- a CDS encoding LysM peptidoglycan-binding domain-containing protein — encoded protein: MNSLKSLYVALLFAGFSISPVTAQESNSYFLHTIEKGQSLYSIASTYNVSTVDIIKLNPGCNDKLHAGQSLRIPQSKTKKQSQLFHTIQDGETLYGLTMKYKVSAEDICDANPGLSSDNFKIGQVIVIPTSSIAEQNAKSSATQSTIRPAVKSRCQEMHQVKKKETIFSISQKYNIAQEELIAANPELKSGIKKGSLICIPYPTPKVEIKEIPNDRELFNARKIKDEKLSTVKAAIILPFMLNGGKKTESARMVEFYEGFLLAVDSLKRTGTSVDLYTYDSGSTSLSINSILEKEELKKMNVIFGPLYNEQIKPVASFAKKNNIKLVIPFSSKDNQVFNNPSIFQINTPQSYLYSEVYEHFLRKFTSANVIFLDADDSDGEKKEFINGFQQELRNQNIRYKVVKATTDASALAAALNPAKENIFIPTSGSNITLIKCLPQLQFVAKANPNTVIHLFGYPEWQTYTNDHLTAFYELDTYFYTSFYTNNLLPEAVKFISSYRKWYSKDMINTYPKFGMLGFDMGYFFLNALSKYGTGFEKQLTHMNSARPIQTGFKFERANNWGGFINKKVFFVNFSKKYELIKFDFE
- a CDS encoding amino acid-binding protein encodes the protein MVAKQLSIFLENKSGRLTEVTEVLAKEGINLSALCIAENADFGILRGIVSDPDRAYKVLKENHFAVNITDVVGINCPNVPGALAKVLNYLSEAGVFIEYMYSFANNDTANVIIRPSDMDTCIKVLTEKKVDLLAASDLYKL
- a CDS encoding DUF4293 domain-containing protein yields the protein MIQRIQSVYLLLVTALLTSNIFLPVGSFLDKNGMLYPFTPLHVALPSAGLNYTPWGQLALLILGALISVATIFLFKNRKLQIRMCVFNTLILAGYYIVFLLSMLLTKSNTQTTYQFSLGLCFPLIAMIINYLAIRAIRKDENKVRAADRIR
- a CDS encoding DNA-directed RNA polymerase subunit omega, whose translation is MDYKKTNAPSNTITRDMMDLCSDTGNVYETVSIIGKRANQISVEIKNDLAKKLQEFASYTDNMEEVFENREQIEISRYYEKLPKPNLIASQEYQEGKVYYRNPAKEKEKLQ
- a CDS encoding gliding motility-associated C-terminal domain-containing protein, which produces MIVLMSQKKCINKNISVSNSCRLFLLSFTLFLLTLSVSAQVKEIKADPIAKQLSENGKIVEGDVIHPGDQFTGAAPMEVEFTSNVTDASSTLRYEWKISQDKDFSSILLSRFDENVSYTFTTTGTSYVKLYITDTETSVTYESDAFSIVISESELKVPNAFSPNGDGVNDVFKVKHKSLVKFNATVFNRWGQEIYKWNNPDEGWDGTSHGKAVKDGVYFIVIHAVGSDGIEYNHKGDINILRGFSGTSTSGTTGE